The following is a genomic window from Nicotiana tabacum cultivar K326 chromosome 3, ASM71507v2, whole genome shotgun sequence.
gtaaatctgactattttttaatttcacccaAGTTAACAGTGAAGGTTTTTGTGGATCAATAGGTAAGCAAAAGGTAAATATAAGGGAAATCACAAACTTTTagggtatttttgaattttttccattcaaaataacaaaaacatcacacgaattttttgtttatttattcaaaaCGTATAAAAAATGGATTGGAGGTTTTGAAGAGGATGAATTATGTTTAATATAAAATGGAAGGAAGTTATCTCGAaagaattataattttttttaataatgcgGACTTATTAGTGAAAGTATTACCCAACTAAAGCAAAAGATTCAACTATGCAAAATCAACTAATTGTATGTGTATACTAAGTTCCAAGCTCGCTAAGCatccttttattattattattatttatttatttattatgttaAGAAATATGTATGTGACATTATACCGAAATTTGTGTGAAATTATGCCTTAATCATTGATGCCTATTACTAATTGTGTCCAatattatatgctaaatttttaaAGATGATTTTTCTTTCGGCAAAGGGCTAAATATACATctctactttcaaatattgtttaccgtacccttcgttatactattgggctatcCATACCCCTACCGTCATACTTtgagacaaaaatacccctattgtcatactttgaaacaaaaatacccctattttggatggagtgtCACGTGACAACACCAGATTAAAACgactcatttcttttttttacccgatccgtTTTTAAAGAAACCCACAACCCGAcccctattttcattttttccattttttttaaatttcagtttttaaaaaacaaaaaatatttttttttacaaaaaacaattcAGTTTATACAAATTTGTTttatcagtttttacaaaaagaaaatctttaaaaaaactgaaaaaatgaaaaacaaacatttttcaaaatataaactgttttttttaaaatagaaaacaaatattttttttaacaaaatattttcattttttaaaaactgaaaacattattttcaataaaatattttcgtttttaaaaaatttttttttcattttttaaaagaattttgttttgtaaaaactggaaaaataaatttgtaaaaatagattttttttgtttttaacaaaatattttcgtttttaaaaaattgaaatttaaaaaaaaaattggaaaaaaatgaaaatagtggTCGGGTTGTGGGTTTTTATTAAAAACGAAtcgagtaaaaaaaaagaaattggtcGTTTTAATCTGGTGTTGCCATATGGCACTCCATCTaaaataggggtatttttgtttcaaaatatgACGATAGGGGTAtggataacccaatagtataacgaacgATACATGtgaataatatttgaaagtagagtTGTATATTTAGCGAAGAGTcgtttttcttttccatttgcaCCCATAAAAAATATCCATAAATAAGAAAGTGTCATCATTACATTTTAGTGGCTACCATGTTTTAGGCTTCAAAAAGTTGTCAACTATGAAAAAGTCAGAAGACAGAGATTCTAATTAAGGACAAATATATAAAATACTCtccttaaaataaataaataaataaataaataaataaacaataaataaaaataagtaaaaaatgAATTTCCATTCCTAAAATTATGCTAGGCTTTCTGGTTGGGAATAACCTGCAATGCATTGCCATTGAATGAATGAAAATATTACTTTAAcatcatttttctttattataattAAAGAAGAGTCAAACCTAAATTTCTTTTAGGGTTTGAGTCAATTTTGAGTTTTTGTTTCCAAATTCAACAATTTTTTTAATGTATTTCTCTATACAACAAAAACAAATGATTGATTTTAGGTGAATTATCATCTTCTTGAATAGCCTTTGGAAGAAGAAATATTTGAAGAGATGACCACAAAGGTGAAAGGCCTTCTTAAAGGCCTTAGGTATATTTCTCAAGTTTTTGGTGAGTAAATGATTTTTTAATTATACAAATTTTcaatattatttcacattttccTTTGTgggtatttttggttttcttgaAAATGATTGTTCTATATGATTGGAAGAAAATGTATGTTACTAAGTCGAGCGATCGAGCAATTGAGTAAGTCTCAATTCTGAATCAGTTGAGATCGATTATATGAATCATTTATATTTGTTTCGTTGTATGATGCagatgaggataaagaaaaagaaatgcaAATTGGTTTTCCTACAGATGTAAAACATGTTGCACATATAGGATGGGATGGTCCATCTGTTGATAATCCAAGCTGGGTAATAATTATTTTACTTGTTATTGGAGCCGGATTAAATTTGAATTCGCGCCGAAAAGTTCCACTTTGAGGGTTAAAATGCTCCCTAATAAAGGCTACTACATACCCGGGGCTCGAACTCGAGATTTCTGGTTAAGGATGAAGGAGTACTTACGACTCCGCCACAGCCTTTGTTGGTTATTCATCTCTTCTTGGACTACTTGGTTCACCATAATTGACACAAGACATGTATTGAATCATTCTTTTTTTAATGAATAAATCTGATTTTTAATCTTTTCAATTAAATGTTTTTGGCAGATGAAAGAATTCAAATCACCAGGAGCATTTCAATCAGCTCCTTTGGTTCCTCCTCCTGGAGATCTTAAAGAAAATCCTGATATTAAATGGGTTTCTGAAGGTTTGTTACCTTTTTACCTTtatctttttctaatttttatgtgatattttttttattttgaaatgttTCAATGCTCAAAAAGTTTGACACTATTATACTAATAAGGGATTTTTTCCCCAAATTTGTCCTTGTATTTTGCGAAAAAAATAACTTTAACCTCCGTTAGAAGTTTGGCTCATCCATGGCCTCGATGTTCCAATTTTCACAAATTTCAAGAATTCAGATTCGTTTAACTAATCAAATAGTGTCATCTAAAATGAGACAGAGAAAGTATATGCTTATATCTGGCCTTATACAAGTTGGCAAGGGTAGAAAAATGGTCATGGGAAGAGGATGATGATTTCATATCCGAGATTGAGACACCTACGAGTATAGACAATGTTAAAGCAATCTATATCTTAAAATTAACTTATATACACTgacaatataaattttttttttacacgaTCGTTGTATCTTTGTTGGTTGTAACTTCTACCAAGTCACTAAACATTTCTTGTAGGTTACTAATCCGCGATTTCTATTAGAAAGTAACCTGATTAAGTATACTTCCTTACTATACTAGTTCGAACTTTAAATCTTAGATTCGCCTATTATTCTGAAAGGATTGATGGGGTgttatttttttcattcttttgtaCAATATGTCAATGGAATTGCAGATTCAAACAGAAGGTCTAGAAATGCAAATAGTTCATCTCCAACCAAAGACATTAAACCAGAAAAACCAAGAACATCCAGGAGACATTCTACTACAGAAAATGGCACTCATGATTCTACAAACAAAGAACCTGGAAACAAATCCAGGAGTTCCAGGCGACATCATAACAAGGAAATAACGTCGGATGGTCCTAAATCGAGTGAATCTTCAGCTAAAAACCACCCTGATATCCCCAAAAAATCGCGACGAAAGAAGTCCAAGGAGGATGGTTCAGCCTCTGGCTCGACTCGACCATCAAGATCCAAAGGCACTTATTCTACAGATTCAAGTCCTGGACAGGAAAGGGAGAGTGAGAGTAGTGAAATTTCTAAAGAAAAACAAGAGgaataaaaaaaacaagaatgtatttgaaaagtttttatatttttttggcagtTTAGTGGATATCACAATTAATTTGAAACCACAAAAGTTTTCATTCAAAAATTGTAGAGTATGTGTATAATCTAACTTTTTGATACCATGTTCATCATGTAGATTCATTTCCCATTTTCATAGTCATTCTTTTTCCAAAGCCTTGCAATTTCATTACTATGAATTTATGAATGGTTCTTGCCTTTTCGAGACAGCGGTGGATCAAAGTTTTGAAGTTTATGGATTCCTATAATGACCTCGATCAAattaaatttacaaaaataagtgatttcatagtcatatatatatatatatgcgctaCTGGTTCACATGAACCTGTAAACGACGTTCTAAATCTGCACTTTCTTCGAGAGCACATCATTGCCCTGTATCCAACATAAATGAAGAGGATGATTCAAAATCTTAATGTACCTATAAAGAGGGTGTCTGCTGACAAACTCAATTCCACATACTGTCAAGTTTCTACATTCATGTGTTATAATTGACAACTAATTCATGATGCCCCTATTTCTATGGCCATTTCTTTAATACTTTTGGCTCTCGGGAGTCTCTTTACAGGATACTTGGCCAAATTGTGAAATGTTAACCCATAAGTCACAACATCAAATGTGAATAAAATACCAAACCTTGCTGACATCTTCCCACCAAATGCATTGACAAAGGTATAGTAGAGTAAGGATTTTAGGATAAGTAGAAATAATAAGACTGCATACATGCACTAGAAGTTTAGTTAGGAAGAGAAAAGGAAAGTCAAGGTGAGACTAGACAACAAAAAAAGTAAGAAATTTAGATATCTAGGCTCGTTATTTCAAGAGAATAGAATGTTAGACTAAAAATTTACTCATAAGATTAAACTGGATAGCTAAAACGGATCTATCTTGGTGTGTGATAGAAGAAGATGGTTACCAAAATGAAATGCAAGTTATATGGAACATCCATAAGACCAACAATGTTATATGACAGTGAATGTTGAGCCACTAAAGATCAATACATCAACAAGATGAGTGTTGTAGAGATGTGAATGCTAAGATGGATGCACGACTATACAAGATTATAAGATAAGATTAAAAGTGACTATATTTGCTAGAAGATGCAAGTAGCACGCATTGAGGATAAATAAGAGAATGTCCCTTAAGATAGTTCGGTCATGTTAGATATGAACTATGGTGAGTGAAGGTGTTAAAACGTGATGGGGGTAGATTTAAGATAACATAAAAGGAAGTTATCTCCTTGTAATC
Proteins encoded in this region:
- the LOC107773522 gene encoding CRIB domain-containing protein RIC6-like codes for the protein MTTKVKGLLKGLRYISQVFDEDKEKEMQIGFPTDVKHVAHIGWDGPSVDNPSWMKEFKSPGAFQSAPLVPPPGDLKENPDIKWVSEDSNRRSRNANSSSPTKDIKPEKPRTSRRHSTTENGTHDSTNKEPGNKSRSSRRHHNKEITSDGPKSSESSAKNHPDIPKKSRRKKSKEDGSASGSTRPSRSKGTYSTDSSPGQERESESSEISKEKQEE